Proteins from a single region of Arctopsyche grandis isolate Sample6627 chromosome 1, ASM5162203v2, whole genome shotgun sequence:
- the LeuRS-m gene encoding leucyl-tRNA synthetase, mitochondrial gives MQSARPVARGLYKWGEKLNSETKINIERYWKDYVLNANKISVENGKKCYILSMFPYPSGNLHMGHVRVYAISDSIARFKKMIGMNVIHPMGWDAFGLPAENAAIEREVQPCDWTRQNINKMKEQLLCLGCDFDWDREINTSDASYYKWTQYLFLELYNAGLAYKKEAFVNWDPVDQTVLAEEQVDARGHSWRSGAKVEKRLLNQWFIKTTRFAKQLYDGLGDPGLLGWKDIIQLQKHWIGECNGISIDFSLCYDKQPLQYIKVLTGWTDKPESLLCAKFLAVPHTSFLNKKDLISQENDNFKRLWVTATNPITNENLPIFITNQIMFAEGCNAHIGCPELNETDEYFASIASLPNNNKSFNIASESQLKVIRQKVCETAQLKKVGGYLVSSKLKDWLISRQRYWGTPIPIIYCKSCGQKPVTFENLPVTLPHIKFAQSLKKGEEWISTHCPDCGRDAIRETDTMDTFVDSSWYYFRYLDSGNTSAPFCSDLAWKNMPVDLYIGGKEHAVLHLYYARFISHFLHSIGKTPESEPFRRLLVQGMVKGKSYKIKHSQKYISESEVKIIDEKKGLAVTLDDNLPVEINWEKMSKSKYNGVNPSEVFSEYGCDTTRLLMLADVAPTSHRNWSTQTFPGILNWQLKLWQMMNDLIKSRNDVINSEKILSSEEFKKSEIELWEQRNLYVAETTFNYNFTNQLSVAISRMQTLTKYIKKVKNDFIGLSSEYELALAAQFLMLAPIAPHFACELWAGLISAEKRINKTSHLIDWEKNILNQKWPVVDPNYSLDVLIMIGGKNVNIKILRDEFNNLTEEKALELALNDCTVQSIVKKKGVKETMFHLYPNCRAILKISSSEKINIFKGSVESSL, from the exons ATGCAATCGGCGCGTCCAGTTGCACGAGGCCTTTACAAATGG ggAGAGAAATTGAATTCTGAAACAAAGATAAACATAGAGCGTTACTGGAAAGATTATGTATTGAATGCAAACAAAATTTCAGTTGAAAATgggaaaaaatgttatattttatcaatgttccCATATCCCTCTGGTAATTTACACATGGGGCATGTCAGAGTGTATGCAATATCCGATAGTATCGCCCGATTCAAGAAAATGATCGGAATGAACGTAATACATCCCATGGGTTGGGATGCTTTTGGATTGCCTGCCGAAAACGCTGCAATTGAAAGGGAAGTGCAACCATGCGACTGGACAAGGCAAAACATCAACAAAATGAAAGAACAATTGCTATGTCTCGGATGCGACTTTGATTGGGATAGAGAAATCAACACATCTGACGCTTCCTATTACAAATGGActcagtatttatttttagaacttTATAATGCAGGCTTGGCATATAAAAAAGAA gcTTTCGTCAATTGGGATCCAGTTGACCAGACGGTTCTAGCTGAAGAGCAGGTTGATGCTAGAGGACATTCGTGGCGCTCTGGAGCCAAAGTTGAAAAGAGACTTTTAAATCAATGGTTTATAAAAACCACACGTTTCGCTAAGCAGTTGTATGATGGTCTTGGTGATCCGGGACTATTAGGTTGGAAAGATATAATTCAATTACAAAAACATTGGATTGGGGAGTGTAATGGAATATCTATTGATTTTTCGTTATGTTATGATAAACAACCACttcaatatataaaagtattaaCAGGCTGGACTGATAAGCCGGAATCTCTCTTGTGTGCAAAATTTTTGGCAGTACCTCACACAAGTTTCTTgaataaaaaagatttaatatctcaggaaaatgacaattttaaaaGATTGTGGGTTACAGCAACCAATCCAATAACCAATGAAAACCTTCCGATTTTCATAACAAATCAAATCATGTTTGCTGAGGGTTGTAATGCGCACATAGGTTGTCCAGAACTGAATGAGACGGATGAGTATTTTGCATCTATTGCTTCTTTGCCAAATAACAATAAATCTTTTAATATCGCATCTGAAAGCCAGCTTAAAGTAATTCGACAAAAAGTTTGCGAAACAGCACAGTTAAAAAAAGTTGGTGGTTATTTAGTTAGTTCAAAATTAAAAGACTGGCTGATATCTCGACAAAGATATTGGGGTACACCAATACCGATAATATATTGCAAATCGTGTGGACAAAAACCCGTCACTTTTGAAAATCTTCCTGTAACGTTACCCCATATAAAGTTTGCTCAATCACTTAAAAAGGGCGAAGAATGGATCAGTACTCATTGTCCAGATTGTGGGCGAGATGCAATTAGGGAAACCGACACGATGGATACGTTTGTAGATTCTTCATGGTATTACTTCAGGTATTTGGATTCCGGAAATACCTCGGCTCCATTTTGTAGTGACCTTGCTTGGAAAAATATGCCTGTGGATTTGTATATTGGTGGAAAAGAACACGCAGTCTTACATCTATATTATGCGCGTTTTATAAGTCATTTTTTACATTCTATTGGAAAAACTCCAGAAAGTGAACCATTTCGAAGGCTTTTAGTTCAGGGAATGGTAAAaggaaaatcatataaaattaaacacagtcaaaaatatatttctgaaagtgaagtaaaaataattgacGAAAAGAAAGGTCTTGCTGTAACATTGGATGATAATCTCCCCGTGGAAATCAATTGGGAAAAAATGAGCAAATCTAAATACAATGGAGTCAACCCATCTGAAGTGTTTAGTGAATATGGATGTGATACTACTCGGCTCTTGATGTTAGCAGATGTTGCTCCAACTTCACATAGAAATTGGTCGACTCAAA cgTTTCCGGGGATATTAAATTGGCAACTTAAACTTTGGCAAATGATGAATGACTTAATTAAATCACGTAACGATGTCATAAatagtgaaaaaatattaagttcagaggaatttaaaaaaagtgaaattGAATTATGGGAACAAAGAAATTTATATGTTGCAGAGACgacttttaattataatttcacaaaCCAATTAAGTGTAGCGATATCAAGAATGCAAACactaacaaaatatataaaa aaggTAAAAAATGATTTCATAGGATTGAGTAGTGAATATGAACTAGCTCTTGCTGCCCAATTCTTAATGTTGGCCCCAATTGCTCCTCATTTTGCTTGTGAATTGTGGGCAGGTCTCATCAGTGCTGAAAAAAGAATTAATAAAACATCTCATCTAATTGATTGggaaaaaaatattctcaatcAAAAATGGCCAGTTGTCGATCCAAATTATTCACTGGATGTGTTAATAATG atTGGAGGAAAAAATGTAAACATAAAGATTTTACGTGACGAATTCAACAACTTAACAGAAGAAAAAGCCTTAGAGCTTGCTTTAAATGATTGTACTGTTCAAtccattgtgaaaaaaaaaggagTCAAAGAAACTATGTTTCACTTGTATCCTAATTGTAGAGCAATTTTGAAAATTAGTTCTTcagaaaaaatcaatatttttaaaggaAGTGTGGAGAGTTCACTGTAA
- the pAbp gene encoding poly(A) binding protein: MNPGPPNYPMASLYVGDLHYDINEAMLFDKFSTAGPVLSIRVCRDVTSRRSLGYAYVNFQQPADAERALDTMNFDMMKGRPIRIMWSQRDPSLRRSGVGNVFIKNLDKNIDNKAMYDTFSAFGNILSCKVAQDETSASKGYGFVHFETEEAANKSIEKVNGMLLNGKKVYVGKFIPRKEREKELGERAKLFTNVYVKNFGEDVTDEMLREMFEKYGRITSHKVMSNGTGTSLGFGFVAFEDPDAAGQAVLELNGKEIVEGKPMYVGRAQKKTERQKELTRKFEQLKIERLSRYQGVNLYVKNLDDTIDDERLRKEFMSFGTITSVKVMLEDGRSKGFGFVCFNSPEEATKAVTEMNGRIMGSKPLYVALAQRKEERKAHLASQYIQRMSNVRVQQMSMGQIYQAGGGGGYFVPTIPPAQRFYGPAQMTPMRASPRWQAQPPVRPNAQATAPAYSNMQGTFRPTPRAPNQAALRNSLAARPITGQQGAAAGVRAPMSVATGRPASYKYTANMRNPPAPQQAVHIQGQEPLTASMLASAPLQEQKQMLGERLFPLIQRMHAELAGKITGMLLEIDNSELLHMLEHGESLKAKVEEAIAVLQAHQAKQQATKKE, encoded by the exons ATGAACCCTGGCCCCCCTAACTATCCGATGGCGTCTCTCTACGTCGGTGATCTCCACTATGACATCAATGAAGCCATGCTCTTCGATAAGTTCTCCACGGCCGGCCCCGTGCTCTCCATTCGCGTTTGTCGTGACGTCACCAGCCGTCGCTCTCTAGGATATGCCTACGTCAACTTCCAGCAGCCAGCCGACG CTGAGCGTGCATTAGATACAATGAATTTCGACATGATGAAAGGACGTCCAATTCGTATTATGTGGTCTCAACGCGATCCCTCGCTGAGAAGATCCGGCGTaggaaatgtttttattaaaaacctaGACAAAAACATTGACAATAAAGCCATGTACGATACGTTCTCGGCTTTCGGTAACATATTAAGTTGTAAAGTAGCTCAAGACGAGACCAGCGCGTCTAAAGGGTACGGTTTCGTTCACTTCGAGACTGAAGAGGCCGCCAACAAGTCCATAGAGAAGGTCAACGGAATGCTTTTGAACGGCAAGAAGGTGTACGTAGGTAAATTCATCCCACGTAAAGAACGCGAAAAGGAATTGGGCGAGAGAGCCAAGCTCTTCACCAACGTGTACGTCAAGAATTTCGGTGAAGATGTGACCGATGAGATGTTGCGTGAGATGTTCGAGAAGTATGGTAGAATAACTAGCCACAAAGTTATGAGCAACGGAACCGGTACATCGCTAGGCTTTGGTTTTGTGGCTTTCGAAGATCCCGACGCTGCCGGTCAAGCCGTTCTAGAACTCAACGGTAAGGAGATAGTCGAGGGCAAACCTATGTACGTTGGTCGCGCTCAAAAGAAGACTGAGCGTCAAAAGGAACTGACACGTAAATTTGAGCAACTTAAAATTGAACGTCTCAGTAGATACCAGGGTGTTAATCTTTACGTTAAAAATCTTGACGATACTATTGACGATGAGCGCCTTCGTAAGGAATTCATGAGCTTTGGCACGATTACATCTGTCAAG GTCATGTTGGAAGATGGACGTAGCAAAGGCTTCGGTTTCGTTTGTTTCAATTCACCGGAAGAGGCAACTAAGGCAGTTACCGAAATGAATGGACGTATTATGGGTAGCAAACCATTGTATGTGGCGTTGGCGCAGCGCAAGGAAGAGAGAAAAGCTCATCTGGCATCACAGTACATTCAGCGTATGTCTAATGTTCGCGTGCAACAAATGAGTATGGGTCAAATCTACCAAGCTGGTGGTGGCGGTGGCTATTTTGTCCCAACGATACCCCCCGCTCAACGGTTCTATGGACCGGCTCAAATGACTCCCATGCGTGCATCTCCACGCTGGCAAGCACAGCCCCCAGTCCGTCCTAATGCTCAGGCGACAGCACCTGCATACTCTAATATGCAGGGTACTTTCCGACCCACACCTCGTGCTCCTAATCAAGCTGCACTGCGTAATTCTTTGGCTGCTAGGCCGATTACTGGCCAGCAAGGTGCTGCTGCAGGAGTCAGGGCGCCCATGTCTGTCGCGACTGGAAGACCGGCTAGCTACAAATATACCGCGAACATGCGTAATCCTCCAGCGCCCCAACAAGCAGTTCACATCCAAGGCCAGGAGCCTCTGACTGCTTCTATGTTGGCTTCTGCACCGTTACAAGAGCAAAAGCAAATGTTGGGAGAGCGCTTATTCCCTCTCATCCAAAGGATGCACGCTGAATTGGCTGGTAAAATCACTGGTATGCTCTTGGAAATTGATAATTCTGAGTTGTTGCACATGTTAGAGCATGGCGAATCTCTCAAAGCCAAGGTGGAAGAGGCCATTGCTGTGTTACAAGCTCATCAAGCTAAACAACAAGCCACTAAGAAAGAATAA
- the LOC143913336 gene encoding deoxynucleoside kinase-like isoform X2, producing the protein MAHSLISATRSRPFTVLVEGNIGSGKTTYLEHFRQFEDITLLTEPVEAWRNLSGWNLLDLMYKNPEKWAMPFQSYVSLTMLLMHTKEIPTKIKLMERSIFSARYCFVENMIQNKTMHPAMSSVLDQWFNYILTATDIPVDLIVYLKTTPSIVHERIRKRARSEEQCVPLAYIEQLHELHEDWLVRGKSFRRPAPVLILDADLDLTHISEEYKRSEHKILQNAVEVVINSPTKSPKRSNSATISTPTKSAKVKFNL; encoded by the exons ATGGCACATTCTCTCATATCAGCAACAAGAAGTAGACCATTCACAGTCTTGGTCGAAGGTAATATTGGAAGCGGTAAAACGACGTATTTAGAACATTTTCGGCAATTTGAGGACATCACTTTGTTGACAGAACCCGTCGAAGCTTGGAGAAATCTCTCTGGATGGAATTTATTA GATTTAATGTATAAGAATCCCGAAAAATGGGCAATGCCATTTCAATCCTACGTTTCACTCACCATGCTTCTAATGCACACCAAAGAAAtaccaacaaaaattaaattaatggaaAGGTCCATATTCAGCGCAAGATATTGCTTTGTAGAAAATATGATCCAAAATAAAACCATGCATCCTGCTATGTCTTCAGTTTTGGACCAATGGTTTAACTATATTTTAACAGCCACAGACATACCAGTTGATCTTATAG tGTATTTAAAAACAACTCCTTCAATTGTTCACGAGAGAATAAGAAAGAGAGCTAGATCTGAAGAGCAGTGTGTTCCTCTTGCATATATCGAACAGTTGCATGAATTGCACGAAGATTGGCTGGTTCGTGGCAAAAGCTTCAGACGTCCTGCTCCA GTCTTAATATTAGATGCCGACCTGGATCTTACGCATATCAGTGAAGAATATAAAAGGTCTGAacataaaatattgcaaaatgcTGTAGAAGTTGTTATTAATTCGCCTACAAAGAGCCCAAAGCGATCTAACTCTGCTACGATTTCTACTCCAACTAAATCTGCcaaagtaaaatttaatttgtaa
- the LOC143919070 gene encoding pyruvate dehydrogenase phosphatase regulatory subunit, mitochondrial-like produces the protein MLSLKILRGGFSKIKKNDLLENCFCNAKILHYSQSQTDFPTQARVVIAGAGIVSNSVAYHLTKHGLKDIVVLEQNKIGSGTSDFDAGVIGVFKPIIMRNIILYSIELYKHLDSLGFDIELKQPGCIYLAQTRDRIIALKRRMAYNIPNGQRCEYITPSEVKNIHPYLRTNDLEGAVWVPDDAVASPRAICFALCQLAKNEGVQYIENCSIKEVCTKNDQVYGVKSEKGFINCEIFVNCTGMWARDLGLRCNPQVRIPAYPAEHFCASTDQIVDENLPYVKDYDSHTYAIEWKQRLRIGWFEKEAKPAFGNVRVPRDWKKHLQDDFKHLRPLWEKAVHRIPMLKDALYTNVTNTADNFTPDGRWILGESPEVKNYFVACGMNGNSLQGSGGIGKTIAEWIIDGRPTTDLIPFNIARFLDLHNNRQYLHQRTKEIVGRHYSILYPHQCEYRYARKLRCSPLYSVLEKRGAVFGIKMGYERALYFDTANINDKKPRQMPTGSFFKPKFFKFMLKEYHACRSGVGIIDMSSFSKIKITSVNDEATEYLQYLCSNDIDIPVGGLVHTGMQNEIGGYENDCMLVRLDTNSYFMVSPTSQQTRIYDWMSRNIPKDRSIMLKDVTSMYTVINVVGPKSHNLISELSRSDVKISHFTYTSLNIGYASDIMVMGFTHTGEPGYCLYVPSEYALHVYDRLMTVGRDYGARDVGTLTQRFMRIERFIPFWAEELSSEVTPYESGNGFRVKLNKGNFIGRSALQIQKARGVTKKLVMFRLFDFDANGEIWPWGGEPIYRNNEYVGSVTSTGFGFTTNSIVCLGFIKKRHNGINHIVTEEFIVDSNANYEIDIAGKRFPILPFIHPPYFPSQQDGMTNDSLSSISITKKIVDKI, from the exons atgttGAGTTTGAAAATATTACGGGGCggtttttctaaaataaaaaagaatgaCTTATTGGAAAATTGTTTTTGCAATGCCAAAATACTTCATTATTCACAAAGTCAAACAGATTTTCCAACACAAGCCCGCGTGGTTATAGCGGGAGCCGGAATTGTCTCCAATTCAGTAGCATATCATTTAACAAAGCATGGGTTGAAAGATATTGTAGTTCTTGAACAAAACAAGATCGGTAGTGGCACATCAGATTTCGACGCCGGTGTTATAGGCGTGTTTAAACCTATAATTATGAGGAATATAATTCTTTACAGTATAGAACTATACAAACATTTGGATTCTTTGGGTTTCGACATTGAATTAAAGCAACCAGGTTGCATATATCTAGCACAAACAAGAGATAGAATAATTGCATTAAAAAGAAGAATGGCATATAATATACCGAACGGCCAACGGTGCGAATATATCACTCCCAGTGAAGTTAAGAACATCCATCCATATCTCCGTACAAATGATTTGGAAGGTGCAGTGTGGGTGCCGGATGATGCTGTTGCCAGTCCTAGAGCGATATGTTTTGCTCTGTGTCAACTTGCAAAAAACGAGGGCGTACAATACATCGAAAATTGTTCAATTAAAGAAGTGTGCACCAAAAATGATCAAGTCTATGGAGTGAAATCTGAAAAAGGATTCATCAATTGTGAGATATTTGTGAATTGCACTGGAATGTGGGCTCGAGATTTAGGTCTTCGTTGTAATCCTCAA GTGAGGATACCTGCTTACCCCGCTGAACATTTTTGTGCATCTACCGATCAAATAGTTGATGAAAATCTACCTTATGTAAAAGATTACGATAGTCATACTTATGCTATTGAATGGAAACAAAGATTAAGAATTGGCTGGTTTGAAAAAGAAGCAAAACCTGCCTTTGGAAATGTGCGCGTACCTAGAGATTGGAAGAAACATTTGCAAGACGATTTTAAACATCTAA GACCACTATGGGAAAAAGCTGTACACCGAATACCAATGTTAAAAGATGCTTTATATACAAATGTTACTAACACTGCAGATAATTTCACTCCCGATGGCCGTTGGATTCTCGGAGAATCACCCGAggtgaaaaattattttgtcgCTTGCGGCATGAATGGAAATTCACTTCAAGGAAGTGGAGGAATTGGAAAAACCATAGCAGAATGGATAATAGACGGTAGACCTACTACTGATCTCATCCCTTTCAATATTGCCAGATTTTTAGATCTACATAATAACAGACAGTACTTACATCAGAGAACCAAAGAAATTGTTGGAAG ACATTATTCTATATTGTATCCCCATCAATGTGAATATAGATATGCTAGAAAGTTACGCTGTTCCCCTCTTTACAGTGTTTTAGAGAAAAGAGGAGCCGTATTTGGAATTAAAATGGGTTACGAAAGAGCGTTATATTTTGATACTGCCAATATCA atGATAAAAAACCACGTCAAATGCCCACGGGAAGTTTCTTCAAaccaaaatttttcaaattcatgCTTAAAGAATACCACGCTTGTCGTTCTGGCGTTGGAATCATTGACATGTCCTCATTTTCCAAAATCAAAATTACG TCCGTCAACGATGAAGCAACTGAATATTTGCAATATTTGTGTTCAAACGATATCGACATACCTGTCGGAGGTTTAGTACATACAGGAATGCAAAATGAAATTGGTGGTTATGAAAACGATTGTATGTTAGTCAGATTAGACACAAATTCCTATTTCATGGTATCTCCAACTAGTCAACAAACCAGGATATACGATTGGATGTCAAGAAATATCCCCAAAGATCGCTCTATTATGTTGAAAGATGTCACATCAATGTATACCGTCATAAACgtagttggcccaaaatcgcaCAACTTAATATCGGAATTGTCCAGATCTGACGTGAAAATTTCTCATTTCACTTACACATCATTGAACATCGGATATGCGTCGGATATTATGGTCATGGGTTTCACGCACACTGGAGAACCAGGATATTGCTTGTATGTGCCTTCAGAATATGCATTACACGTTTATGATAGATTAATGACG GTTGGTAGGGACTATGGAGCACGTGACGTTGGAACACTGACTCAAAGATTTATGAGAATCGAAAGATTTATACCTTTCTGGGCTGAAGAATTATCTAGCGAGGTGACACCGTACGAATCTGGTAACGGGTTTAGAGTTAAACTGAAT aaaGGTAATTTTATAGGCAGAAGTGCGCTTCAAATACAAAAAGCAAGAGGTGTAACTAAAAAGTTAGTTATGTTTCGTTTATTCGATTTCGATGCAAATGGTGAAATTTGGCCATGGGGTGGTGAACCCATCTACAGAAATAACGAATATGTTGGATCGGTGACTTCCACggg TTTCGGATTTACAACCAACAGTATAGTGTGTCTTGGTTTCATCAAAAAACGACACAATGGAATTAATCATATTGTAACTGAAGAATTCATAGTGGATAGCAACGCAAACTACGAGATTGATATTGCAGGAAAGAGATTTCCAATCTTGCCCTTCATACATCCACCCTATTTCCCGAGTCAACAGGATGGGATGACTAATGACTCACTTTCTTCTATTAGCATTACGAAAAAAATcgttgataaaatataa
- the Nmt gene encoding N-myristoyl transferase: MRESPAEAAESVDPAEGVSGVGSVGSGEPVAAPIKPPKKRNKKRKKGATAGMLDAATFAANGPAAAAVAEHLNISKLLNFDLRLAMEMMTMQQNRSGGGSGGGGGGGGGGGGGGGGGGAGKRESASAAKKYQFWSTQPVPRMDELVSVSEAIEPEKSVAEIRSEPYSLPEGFHWETLELERSEVLREVYTLLNENYVEDDDCMFRFDYQPAFLEWALRPPGWRRAWLCGVRVSKSNRLVGFISAVPADLRIYDRVQKVVEINFLCVHKKLRSKRVAPVLIREITRRVNLTGVFQGVYTAGKVLPKPIATCRYWHRSLNPKKLIEIEFSRLSKNMTMQRTLKLYRLAETPKTPGFRAMRAADVAAVVRLLNDYLSKFDLAPVFSERDFQHWFLPKTGIIDSFVVADEDGAITDFVSYYSLPSTIMNHPVHKTLKAAYSFYNVATATSWVDLMTDALISAKNAGFDVFNALDLMDNQEFLNSLKFGIGDGDLQYYLYNWRCPSMEPWKIGLVLQ, translated from the coding sequence ATGCGGGAGTCGCCGGCCGAGGCGGCCGAGTCGGTCGACCCGGCGGAGGGTGTCAGCGGTGTCGGAAGTGTCGGAAGTGGCGAGCCGGTCGCCGCGCCCATCAAGCCGCCCAAGAAGCGCAACAAAAAGCGCAAGAAGGGGGCGACAGCGGGCATGTTGGATGCGGCCACGTTCGCGGCCAACGGCCCCGCCGCCGCCGCCGTCGCCGAACACCTCAACATCAGCAAACTGCTCAACTTCGACCTGCGCTTGGCCATGGAGATGATGACGATGCAGCAGAATCGCAGCGGCGGCGgtagtggtggtggtggtggcggtggtggtggtggcgggggtgggggtgggggtgggggggcGGGCAAGAGGGAGAGCGCGTCGGCAGCGAAAAAGTACCAGTTCTGGTCGACGCAGCCGGTGCCGCGCATGGACGAGCTGGTGTCGGTGAGCGAGGCGATCGAGCCGGAGAAGAGCGTGGCGGAGATCCGCAGCGAGCCGTACAGCCTGCCCGAGGGCTTCCACTGGGAGACGCTGGAGCTGGAGCGGAGCGAAGTGCTGCGCGAGGTGTACACGCTGCTGAACGAGAACTACGTGGAGGACGACGACTGCATGTTCCGGTTCGACTACCAGCCGGCGTTCCTGGAGTGGGCGCTGCGGCCGCCGGGCTGGCGACGCGCGTGGCTCTGCGGCGTGCGCGTCTCCAAGTCCAACCGACTGGTGGGGTTCATCTCGGCGGTGCCGGCCGACCTGCGCATCTACGACCGCGTGCAGAAAGTCGTGGAGATCAACTTCCTGTGCGTGCACAAGAAGCTGCGGTCGAAGCGCGTGGCGCCCGTGCTGATCCGCGAGATCACGCGGCGCGTCAACCTGACGGGCGTGTTCCAGGGCGTGTACACGGCGGGCAAGGTGCTGCCCAAGCCCATCGCCACCTGCCGCTACTGGCACCGCTCGCTCAACCCCAAGAAGCTGATCGAGATCGAGTTCTCGCGCCTCTCCAAGAACATGACGATGCAGCGCACGCTCAAGCTGTACCGGCTGGCCGAGACGCCCAAGACGCCGGGCTTCCGGGCGATGCGCGCCGCCGACGTGGCCGCCGTCGTCCGGCTGCTCAACGACTACCTGAGCAAGTTCGACTTGGCGCCCGTCTTCTCCGAGCGCGACTTCCAGCACTGGTTCCTGCCCAAGACCGGCATCATAGACAGCTTCGTGGTGGCCGACGAGGACGGCGCCATCACCGACTTCGTCAGTTACTATTCGCTGCCGTCTACCATCATGAATCATCCCGTACACAAGACGCTGAAGGCCGCGTATTCTTTCTACAACGTCGCCACCGCGACGTCGTGGGTCGACCTGATGACCGACGCGTTGATATCGGCCAAGAACGCCGGCTTCGACGTGTTCAACGCTCTGGATTTGATGGACAATCAAGAGTTTTTGAATTCGCTAAAGTTTGGCATCGGCGATGGAGATCTGCAATACTATTTGTACAATTGGAGATGTCCCAGCATGGAACCGTGGAAGATCGGACTAGTTTTACAATAG
- the LOC143913336 gene encoding deoxynucleoside kinase-like isoform X1 has protein sequence MKGLSLKTMAHSLISATRSRPFTVLVEGNIGSGKTTYLEHFRQFEDITLLTEPVEAWRNLSGWNLLDLMYKNPEKWAMPFQSYVSLTMLLMHTKEIPTKIKLMERSIFSARYCFVENMIQNKTMHPAMSSVLDQWFNYILTATDIPVDLIVYLKTTPSIVHERIRKRARSEEQCVPLAYIEQLHELHEDWLVRGKSFRRPAPVLILDADLDLTHISEEYKRSEHKILQNAVEVVINSPTKSPKRSNSATISTPTKSAKVKFNL, from the exons ATGAAAG GACTTTCGTTAAAAACAATGGCACATTCTCTCATATCAGCAACAAGAAGTAGACCATTCACAGTCTTGGTCGAAGGTAATATTGGAAGCGGTAAAACGACGTATTTAGAACATTTTCGGCAATTTGAGGACATCACTTTGTTGACAGAACCCGTCGAAGCTTGGAGAAATCTCTCTGGATGGAATTTATTA GATTTAATGTATAAGAATCCCGAAAAATGGGCAATGCCATTTCAATCCTACGTTTCACTCACCATGCTTCTAATGCACACCAAAGAAAtaccaacaaaaattaaattaatggaaAGGTCCATATTCAGCGCAAGATATTGCTTTGTAGAAAATATGATCCAAAATAAAACCATGCATCCTGCTATGTCTTCAGTTTTGGACCAATGGTTTAACTATATTTTAACAGCCACAGACATACCAGTTGATCTTATAG tGTATTTAAAAACAACTCCTTCAATTGTTCACGAGAGAATAAGAAAGAGAGCTAGATCTGAAGAGCAGTGTGTTCCTCTTGCATATATCGAACAGTTGCATGAATTGCACGAAGATTGGCTGGTTCGTGGCAAAAGCTTCAGACGTCCTGCTCCA GTCTTAATATTAGATGCCGACCTGGATCTTACGCATATCAGTGAAGAATATAAAAGGTCTGAacataaaatattgcaaaatgcTGTAGAAGTTGTTATTAATTCGCCTACAAAGAGCCCAAAGCGATCTAACTCTGCTACGATTTCTACTCCAACTAAATCTGCcaaagtaaaatttaatttgtaa
- the RpL13 gene encoding ribosomal protein L13 yields MGKGNNMIPNGHFHKDWQRFVKTWFNQPARKHRRKQNRIKKARAVFPRPAAGPLRPIVRCPSVKYHKKVRAGRGFTLDEIKSASMYPAFARAIGIAVDPRRRNKSVESRQVNVQRLKEYRGRQILFPRGSKKVRRGEATKDECKLATQLKGTVMPVTQPQSRQKIREISEQEKKFQAYAFIKRSRIEAETVGIRAKKLKEAAENADDLNKATKAPKAPKDKKKK; encoded by the exons ATGGGGAAGGGAAACAATATGATCCCTAACGGGCATTTCCACAAAGATTGGCAACGCTTTGTGAAAACATGGTTCAACCAACCTGCCCGTAAACATAGACGGAAGCAGAACAGAATCAAGAAAGCGCGCGCAGTGTTCCCTCGGCCAGCTGCTGGACCTTTGAGGCCCATCGTCAGGTGCCCTTCTGTCAAATACCACAAAAAAGTGCGCGCCGGACGAGGTTTCACTCTGGATGAAATTAAG TCGGCTAGCATGTATCCCGCGTTCGCCAGAGCCATCGGCATCGCGGTTGATCCTCGCCGTCGTAACAAATCTGTGGAATCGCGACAGGTTAATGTTCAACGGCTCAAGGAATACCGTGGCAGACAGATTCTATTCCCTAGGGGTAGCAAGAAGGTACGCAGGGGTGAAGCCACTAAAGATGAGTGCAAACTCGCCACCCAGTTGAAGGGCACCGTCATGCCTGTAACTCAACCTCAGTCTCGCCAGAAGATTAGGGAAATTTCCGAACAGGAAAAGAAATTCCAAGCTTACGCATTCATCAAACGG tctCGTATCGAAGCTGAAACTGTTGGAATTCGGGCCAAGAAACTAAAAGAAGCTGCTGAGAACGCCGATGATCTTAACAAAGCGACAAAGGCACCAAAAGCACCTAAAGATAAAAAGAAGAAGTGA